GCATGTTCACGACTGCTTCCACAACCAAAATTTTCTCCGGCTACAATGATGTCACCTGCTTGCATCTTATTGACAAATTCAGGATCAGCATCTTCCATAACATGCTGTGCTAATGCTTCTGGATTTGATGTGCTCAAATATCGTGCTGCGATAATCAAATCGGTGTCTATATTATCTCCAAATTTCCAAACTTTTGCATTTTCTGTGCTCATGGCCATCCTTAATGATTGATATAAAATAACTTCTAATAGCATTGCTACTGTGATATCAAAACGCGTATAGAAATCGTGTTAGAAGTCTGGTAATTATTTTACCTAAAAAGAAATTAAATATTTATTTTATCCAAAACAGTAGCATCAGATTCAAACCATTCTTCTGATATAAACGCATCATCTGTTATTTGTTTGAGCGCTCTTTTGAGATATTTTCCTGAAGCACTCACCGCAACCGTCCCATCGGGCAGATAAATTTCCCCAGTTCCTTCAAAAACCCTACCCCGATCACGATCAATACGTCCGACCACTTTGAGTTCTACGTCTGTAGGTACAGGCTTTTTATACTTGATATTGAGCTCCATCGTCACGCCAAAACTCTCTTGTCCGTATGCGTTCATGATAG
This genomic window from Sulfurospirillum sp. 1612 contains:
- a CDS encoding PaaI family thioesterase, whose amino-acid sequence is MEFQIKERQNISNHCFVCGIKNPIGLQAKFYATQENETIAIFTPNEMYQSYPGILHGGISATILDETIGRAIMNAYGQESFGVTMELNIKYKKPVPTDVELKVVGRIDRDRGRVFEGTGEIYLPDGTVAVSASGKYLKRALKQITDDAFISEEWFESDATVLDKINI